In Apium graveolens cultivar Ventura chromosome 10, ASM990537v1, whole genome shotgun sequence, the following are encoded in one genomic region:
- the LOC141688837 gene encoding ACT domain-containing protein ACR8-like, which translates to MEWPAYLDEYEKLVIRMTPPRVMVDNAGCANATRVMIDSARKHGILLEAIQIITDLDMSIKKAYISSDGRWFMDVFHVTDLNGNKLTDESVIDYMEQSLGKIQFVGSKSIEGLTALELTGTDRVGLLSEVFAVLSDLQVNVVESKVWTHNGRIAALIYVKDCDSGFPIEDELKIDTIEAKLRNVLKGDNDIRSAKTLVSLEVTHTERRLHQMMFADRDYEQKPIIRTNGDSPIVSIQNCMERGYSGINVHCKDRAKLLFDVVCTLTDMEYVVFHATLDTTGDRAYMEFFIRHTDGTPISSDAEKQRVILCLRAAIERRASEGVRLELCADDRPGLLAEVTRTFRENGLNVTRAEISTTCDTARNFFYVTDSIGYPADPEIIESVRQKIGLSNLKVKEVPSIYHHKAERDDHPPAAGVGGAVLVSIGSLVKRNLYNLGLIRSYS; encoded by the exons ATGGAGTGGCCTGCTTATCTTGATGAATATGAAAAGCTTGTCATCCGCATGACCCCTCCTAG GGTGATGGTTGACAATGCTGGTTGTGCCAACGCCACCAGAGTCATG ATTGACAGTGCAAGAAAACACGGAATTCTTCTGGAAGCCATTCAAATTATTACAGATCTGGACATGTCTATCAAGAAAGCTtatatttcttctgatggaagaTGGTTCATGGATG TTTTTCATGTGACAGATTTAAATGGAAACAAGTTAACTGATGAAAGTGTCATCGACTACATGGAACAG TCTTTGGGCAAAATCCAATTTGTTGGATCAAAAAGCATTGAGGGGTTAACAGCATTAGAATTAACAGGAACTGATCGAGTTGGACTACTATCCGAGGTTTTTGCAGTTTTATCTGATTTGCAAGTTAATGTAGTTGAGTCGAAGGTGTGGACACACAATGGCCGCATTGCAGCTTTAATTTATGTTAAAGATTGTGATTCGGGGTTTCCGATTGAGGACGAATTGAAAATTGATACCATTGAAGCGAAGTTAAGGAATGTGCTCAAGGGGGATAATGACATTCGTAGTGCTAAGACTTTGGTTTCTTTAGAAGTTACTCATACAGAAAGAAGGCTTCATCAAATGATGTTTGCTGACCGTGATTATGAACAAAAGCCTATAATTAGGACTAATGGCGATTCCCCAATTGTTTCGATTCAGAACTGTATGGAACGGGGTTATTCCGGGATAAATGTTCATTGCAAAGATCGAGCTAAGCTTCTTTTTGACGTTGTCTGCACTTTAACTGACATGGAATATGTTGTTTTCCATGCTACTCTCGACACAACTGGGGACAGAGCTTATATG GAGTTCTTCATTAGACATACTGATGGGACGCCAATTAGTTCGGATGCTGAAAAGCAACGTGTGATTCTTTGCTTACGTGCTGCCATTGAAAGAAGAGCTTCTGAG GGTGTGAGACTAGAGCTATGTGCTGATGACAGACCAGGATTATTAGCAGAAGTAACGCGGACCTTCCGAGAAAATGGTCTTAATGTAACAAGGGCAGAGATTTCGACGACGTGTGACACTGCTCGGAACTTTTTCTATGTAACGGACTCGATTGGGTATCCAGCTGATCCGGAGATTATTGAATCAGTTAGACAGAAGATTGGATTGAGTAACTTAAAAGTGAAGGAAGTGCCTTCAATATATCATCACAAGGCAGAAAGGGATGATCATCCACCCGCAGCTGGTGTTGGTGGGGCAGTGTTGGTATCAATTGGAAGCCTAGTAAAAAGGAATCTATACAATTTGGGATTGATCAGATCATATTCTTGA